DNA from Halorarum salinum:
GCGTTCGGTCGTATCACGTTCGATACTCGGAGCGTCGTGATTAAGCCGGGGCGGTCCGCCGTCGACGGTATGGACGGACGGGTGCTCGCCGTCGTCGGCGCGAAGGGCGGCGTCGGGAAGACGACGACGAGCCTCAACCTCGCGGCCGCGCTCGCGGAGGACGGGCGCGCGGTGGCGGTCGTGGAGGCGGACCTGGCGATGGCGAACGCCGTCGACTTCCTCGACGTGGACGTCGAGAGCGGACGCACGTTCCACGACGTGCTCGCGGGCGGCGCGGGGGTCGACGAGGCCACCTACCCCGCGGCGGGGGGGTTCGACGTGGTGCCGAGCGGGACGGAACTGGACGGCTTCGTGAGCGCGGACCTCGACCGCTTCCCCGGCGCGCTCGACGCGCTGAAGGCGCGCTACGACGCCGTCGTCGTCGACACCGGCGCCGGGGTCAGCCGCGAGACGGTCGTGCCGACGAAGCTCGCGGACGCCTCGGTGCTCGTCTCGACGCCCCGGGTCGCCTCGGTGCGGGACGCGGACAAGACGATGACCGTCGCCGAGCGCGCGGGCGCGCCGGTGGGCGGCGTCGTGCTCACGAAGTCCGGCACCGGGCGCTCGCCCCCCGCGCGGCGCATCGCCCGGTTCCTCGACACGGACCTGCTCGGGCACGTCCCCCACGACGAGGCCATCCCCGAGTCCCAGGACGCCGGCCAGCCGGCGGTCGCGTACGCGCCCGACAGCGACGCCGCGATGGCCTACCGCGGCGTGGCGGACGCGCTGCGGCGCCGCCCGGACATGCTCGGCATGACCGTCGGCGGCGGCTCGAGCGGGTTCCGGTTCGGGAGCGGCGCGAGCGCGGACGGCGGGACTGCGGGGGACGTGTTTCGGTGATTCGGATCGTTTTGCGAGACGGCTGGTGTCGGACAAATTACGGCGATTTTCTCGCTGGGTCTCGATCCCGGAGCCCATCCGGATGCCGGGGAGTAGTTCCCGAAAGTCCCCGCAATTCTCGGCTAGGGATCGAGTCCAAGTCCCTTCAGAACGTCTGGAAAGCCCCCGGCGTTCTCGGCTCCCGCGGCCCGCTCTGCGCTCCTCGTCACTCGGCCTTCGGCCTCGTTCCTGCGGTGCTTGAGGGACCGGGATTCGCCGAGAACGCCGGCCCCTTTCAGTCCCACCCACACCGCACCACAGCCTCCCCAGCCGATTCGTTCCCTTCGGTCGCTCATCCCTCGCGCGCATCCGGCTGGCACGGAGGCCAGCCGGCACGCGCCACCGCACCGACTGTACCATGGTTCGAGACGCCGAAGGCGTCTGGTCAGCAGTGAGAACTCTTCGAGTTCTCACCGCATCACGAGGGACGCTTTGCGTCCCTCGAACGACAGCGGCCGCACCGACTCGAGCCCCGCGGGGGCTTTCGAGAACTACGACACGACGAAGCCACCCGCATCGAAACTGGCAACCACGGGGGCTGTCTGGAACTGTTCGACGACGACCGAACCAACCACGACAAAGCCGGCCGATTGCCACAGTCGACAGGACGAGGCAGTCGTCACGGCAAAATCCCGCCGGCGAAGAGAAGGACCCGTCAGAACTCGAAGCTCACCGAATCGGACTCACCCCTCACCGACCATCCGATCCTCGCCCTCCCACTCCTGCTGCCGAAGCTCGTACTTCTGGATCTTCCCGGTCGCCGTCTTGGGCAACTGCTTCACGAACTCGACGTGCTTCGGGACCTTGAACGACGCGAGCCGCCCCCGACAGAACGCCAGCAACTCGCCCTCGCTCGTGCCCGGGTCCGCCAGGTCGCCGTTCGCGGGGACGACGAACGCCTTGGGCGTCTCGCCCCACTCCTCGCTCGGCACCGGGATGACCGCGACGTCGCCGACCGCGTCGTGGGAGAACAGCGCGTCCTCCAGTTCGATCGAGGAGATGTTCTCCCCGCCCGAGATGATGATGTCCTTCTTGCGGTCCTGGATGGTGATCATGCCGCGGTCGTCGACGACCGCGAGGTCGCCCATGTGGTAGTACCCCTCCACGCGGTCGTCGAACGCCTCCTCGGTGGCCTCGGGCTTCTCCCAGTAGCCGTCCATCACCTGGTTGCCGCGAACGACGATCTCGCCGACCGTCTCGCCGTCCTCGGCCACGTCCTCGCCGTCCTCGTCGACGACGCGGATCTCCGTGCCGAGGTAGCCGAAGCCCTGCGTCTTCTTCACCGCGAAGCGGTCGTCCGAGTCGTCCTCGAAGTAGCGCCGGGCGTCCGAGGTGGTGATGAGCGGGCCGGTCTCGGTGGCGCCGTACACGTGCTTGAGGTACCAGCCGAACTCGTCCTCGATCGTCCGGACGGTCGCCTCCGGCGGGGCCGCGCCCGCGGTGGCGACCCGGACGTCCTGCCCGGCGTCGACGGCGCCGCCGTGTTCGTCGTGGTGGTCCCCGAGCATCTTGAGCACCGTCGGCGCCGCACAGAAGTACGTCACGTCCTCGTTCCGGAGGCGGTCGAACGCCTCGGCGGCGTCGACCCCGCGGGTGCAGACGTGTCTGGCGCCCATCCCCGTGACCGCGTAGAGGTGGCCCCAGCCGTTCACGTGGAACATCGGCAGCGTCCAGAGGTAGGTATCGTCGTCGCGCAGCTCCTGGTGGACCGCGATGGTGTAGGCGTGGAGCGTCTCGGTTCGGTGGGTCCGGCAGACGCCCTTCGGGTCGCCCGTCGTCCCGGAGGTGTAGTTGATGGTGATCACCTCGTCCTCGCTCATCACCGGGCGCTCGTACCCGCCCGCGTCCGCGAGGACCTCGTCGAACGCCTCCCAGTCACCCTCGACGGCGTCGGCGTCGTTCGTGATGAACGTCTCGGTCGGAACGCTGTCGCGGACGGCCTCGATGCGGTCGGCGTACTCGGCGTCGGCGTAGATGGCCGTCACCCCGGCGTCGTTCAGGATGTACTCGAAGTCCGACTCCACGAGCCGGTAGTTCAGGGGCGTGTGGACCGCGCCGGCCTGGAAGCTCCCGTAGGCGGCCTCGAGGTGGTAGTGCGTGTTCGGGTCGAGGACGGCGACTCGGTCGCCCTTCCCGACGCCGCGCTCCTGCAGCGCGGCGGCGAAGCCGTCCGCCCGCTCGCCGAGTTCGTCGTACGTGTATCGCGTCCCGTCGACGGCGAGGACCGCCTCCCGGTCCCCGTAGTTCCGGCGGGCGCGGTCGAGAAAGTCCGTCACTAGCAGCGGTTTCTCCATGCTCGCCCGGAACTTCCGGGACGTTCGTGATAATCGTTGTGGGGTTGGTAACGGGTGACGTGAAGCGAGGAAAAGGTCGAGGGCACTTTCAGCGGACGCGTCCGCCCCGCGAACGGGCCGGTGGCTGGCCCGCGGAGGTGCGTCGGCGGGGAACTCAGCTCGCGCCCCGCGCCTCCCTCGCGGCGTCCAGCGACCAGAAGAAGCCGTAGTAGGCGAGGACGCCGCCGAACATCGCGAGGTAGTAGGCCCATCGTGGCCCCTGGAGCCACTCGAAGACGAGCGAGACGGCCGTCACCCACGTCATGGCGAACACGAGGTCGACGAACATGCCCGAGCGGTTCTCCCGGACGTGGTCGCCGATCGCCTCGAGCCGGCTCATCGGCGGCGGGGACGCGCGGCGGCGCGCTCGGACACTGTCAGTCGTCCCCCGGTTCGCCGCCGTCGGTCGCCGCGACGTCCTCGGCGGACTGCATCCTCGTCATCGGCTCGGGGCTGTGACACTGCCGCACCAGGCGCTTGGTCTCCATGTCGGGTTCATCCGTCACCAGCGAGACCCCGATGGTGACGGCGAACACGACCGGGACGGCGATCAACGCCGACCCGATCGCGGGCACCGCCGCCGCCAGCGTCGCCGAGTAGGGCTCGCCGGAGCCGACGTACGTCGGCAGCACCTCGTTTATCATCGGGACG
Protein-coding regions in this window:
- a CDS encoding P-loop NTPase encodes the protein MDGRVLAVVGAKGGVGKTTTSLNLAAALAEDGRAVAVVEADLAMANAVDFLDVDVESGRTFHDVLAGGAGVDEATYPAAGGFDVVPSGTELDGFVSADLDRFPGALDALKARYDAVVVDTGAGVSRETVVPTKLADASVLVSTPRVASVRDADKTMTVAERAGAPVGGVVLTKSGTGRSPPARRIARFLDTDLLGHVPHDEAIPESQDAGQPAVAYAPDSDAAMAYRGVADALRRRPDMLGMTVGGGSSGFRFGSGASADGGTAGDVFR
- a CDS encoding long-chain-fatty-acid--CoA ligase, with amino-acid sequence MEKPLLVTDFLDRARRNYGDREAVLAVDGTRYTYDELGERADGFAAALQERGVGKGDRVAVLDPNTHYHLEAAYGSFQAGAVHTPLNYRLVESDFEYILNDAGVTAIYADAEYADRIEAVRDSVPTETFITNDADAVEGDWEAFDEVLADAGGYERPVMSEDEVITINYTSGTTGDPKGVCRTHRTETLHAYTIAVHQELRDDDTYLWTLPMFHVNGWGHLYAVTGMGARHVCTRGVDAAEAFDRLRNEDVTYFCAAPTVLKMLGDHHDEHGGAVDAGQDVRVATAGAAPPEATVRTIEDEFGWYLKHVYGATETGPLITTSDARRYFEDDSDDRFAVKKTQGFGYLGTEIRVVDEDGEDVAEDGETVGEIVVRGNQVMDGYWEKPEATEEAFDDRVEGYYHMGDLAVVDDRGMITIQDRKKDIIISGGENISSIELEDALFSHDAVGDVAVIPVPSEEWGETPKAFVVPANGDLADPGTSEGELLAFCRGRLASFKVPKHVEFVKQLPKTATGKIQKYELRQQEWEGEDRMVGEG